CAGGAATATTACCTACTAGAAATAGTGGCGTACTGATAATTAACGTTACTAATGCGATTGGTCGGAGTCAGTCTTCGTTACTGGATGCTGACCTAATAGTGCTCGGTGCTCAGCAACTACCGCTTCCATTTCTGGTTGCAGGATAACGTTTACATTCTCCGCCGGATCATTTTGCCAGCCTATGGGCAAGAGAATAATTGGAACCAGCGTTTTCATTTTTACAGCTTTCAGTTTGCTTAAAAAGAGAACGGCTGAGTATACGCCGAAAATCAGGAGATTTACAGTACGAAGCAACCGAACTCCCTGATAGTTTATCAACTTTTCAATACCTTCGTCAAATTCGTATACCTCGTTACCATCAATTATGTCTACCTCTCGTCGTCAATTTCTGAAAGCAGCTTCAGCCATTACTGCTGGAAGCAGCTTGCCTTTCACTGGTTATTATTCTTCTTCTCTGGCTAACCCTCTAGACGATATCTTAGCTCAACCCGTACTTAAGCGCGAACTGTTCCCCAATCCGGTAATCATTGATCGGCTCGAGTTGCTGCGCTACGAAAATAGTTTTCTGTGCCGGGTTACTTCTACCGACGGAGCCGAAGGTATATCGGTAGGACATAACCGCAAGCTCCAAGTGCTACACCCCATTTTCACTGAGCTACTACAACCCTTCTTTCTGGGTAAAGATGCCCGCAACTGGGAGCAACTGCTGGAGGAAGTGTATGTGTATAAGAGCAACTACAAGATGCAAAACTTGGCTCTGTGGGTGCCGTTGGCAACTATTGAGTTTGCCGTACTCGATTTGCTAGGACAAATTGCCCAACAGCCCATTGGGGCACTCATCGGTGATATTCACCACCCTGAAATTTCAGTCTACCAAGCGAATAACTTCCGAGGTAAATCTGCTGAAGAGTCCATTGATCTGATTAAGCAGCAGGTGTACGAAACCGAAGCCCAGGCTATGAAATTTAAAATGGGCGGCCGGATGAGCAAGAATAAAGACTACCCGGCCGGACGTAGTGAACAGCTCATTCCGCTGGTACGCAAAACCTTTGGTGACGATATGGTGATCTACGCTGACTCTAACGGTAGCTACAATGTGGCCGAAGCCATCCGCATCGGTAAAATTATGGAAGAATATAAGCTTGACATGTACGAAGAGCCAGTACCTTTTGATTGGTATCCTGAGACAAAACAAGTAACTGAGGCGATGGGCATTCCGGTATCAGGTGGCGAACAGGAACCTAGTATGCGGAATTTTCACTGGCTTATTCGGGAGGATGGGTTAGACATTGTGCAACCCGATATTTTTTATTTTGGTGGCATGGTGCGTGCTATGAAAGTAGCCCGGATGGCCGCCAGCCGAAGTAAAACCTGCGTGCCCCACATTTCAGGTACCGGGTTAGGCTATCTCTACATGATGCACTTTGTATCAGCCGTACCCAATGCCGGACCGTACCATGAGTTCAAGGGTTTTAACAAGAAAATTCCATTGGAATGCCCCACCTCCGACTTAAAAAGCAAAAACGGTGTGGTAAAAGTACCGACCGGTCCCGGGGCGGGCATTGTTCTCGACCCTGATTTTGTGGCTAAACATAAGGTAGTAGGATGATGAGGCAGATACTAAACTACTGCGTAAGTTACTACACCAGGCCAAACTGTAAGATTGTGTAAGTACGTGTAGTAAAAACACTTAAAATAAGAATTAGGATGAGGATAGCTACCTGACAGACAATGGCAGAAAGCGCGTACGAGCCTATTAGGCACTATTCCTTCTTAGCCTATTTTATAATCTTTATTTAGTCACGTAAGTATGCTATAATCGCTTTATTCATCTCAAATTAACAAGTAGATTATTATTATTGCATATCAAAATATTACAAACTCTGAATTTTTGGTTATGCAAATTTTACAAAAACAGCTTTCAGTCGTATGGCTACTTGTGTTGGCTGTCGCAATGCTTTCCTGTAGTAAAGACGATGAAGTGAAGTACACGCAAGCCGATGTTCTCGGAGAATGGAACATCACTTCGGCTACTCCTGATATAAAAGTAACTGACTTAGAGAAAGTTAATACTGATAGTCTTCTTCAGCATGGAAACATTTTGTTAGAGGGTTATACTTTTTCCTTTGAAGAGGAGAGTGAGATGACGATGGGTGTCATCCTTTTTTCATTGGAAGGAACTTGGAGACTCTCAGGTGAAAGGCTTTACCTATCTTGGGAAGGTGATGAAGATGAAACGGAGACAGAAT
This region of Tunicatimonas pelagia genomic DNA includes:
- a CDS encoding mandelate racemase/muconate lactonizing enzyme family protein; its protein translation is MSTSRRQFLKAASAITAGSSLPFTGYYSSSLANPLDDILAQPVLKRELFPNPVIIDRLELLRYENSFLCRVTSTDGAEGISVGHNRKLQVLHPIFTELLQPFFLGKDARNWEQLLEEVYVYKSNYKMQNLALWVPLATIEFAVLDLLGQIAQQPIGALIGDIHHPEISVYQANNFRGKSAEESIDLIKQQVYETEAQAMKFKMGGRMSKNKDYPAGRSEQLIPLVRKTFGDDMVIYADSNGSYNVAEAIRIGKIMEEYKLDMYEEPVPFDWYPETKQVTEAMGIPVSGGEQEPSMRNFHWLIREDGLDIVQPDIFYFGGMVRAMKVARMAASRSKTCVPHISGTGLGYLYMMHFVSAVPNAGPYHEFKGFNKKIPLECPTSDLKSKNGVVKVPTGPGAGIVLDPDFVAKHKVVG